In the genome of Leeuwenhoekiella sp. MAR_2009_132, one region contains:
- a CDS encoding cupin domain-containing protein translates to MSIKWESDLFFKSKKANWEQADSGITRQIVAHNQDLMVVSVKFKPGAIGRIHDHLHTQGSYVASGKFKITINGNSEILEAGDGFYVPPHAPHGAECLEEGILIDAFNPAREDFL, encoded by the coding sequence ATGTCCATAAAATGGGAAAGCGATTTATTTTTTAAATCTAAAAAAGCTAATTGGGAGCAGGCAGATAGCGGGATTACCCGTCAGATTGTAGCACATAACCAAGACCTTATGGTCGTAAGTGTAAAATTTAAACCCGGAGCCATAGGCCGTATTCACGACCATTTGCACACACAAGGATCTTATGTGGCTTCGGGAAAATTTAAGATTACTATAAATGGTAACAGCGAAATTCTGGAAGCCGGTGATGGTTTTTACGTTCCCCCACACGCACCCCACGGTGCCGAATGTCTGGAAGAAGGGATTCTCATAGACGCCTTTAATCCGGCTCGGGAAGATTTTTTATAA
- the uxuA gene encoding mannonate dehydratase, which produces MNQTMRWYGPKDPVSLQDIRQAGATGVVHAMHEIKNGEIWTLEALEKRKAEINAAGLDWHVVESLPVTEPMKTRTGVFQQHIENYKISLQNLGKIGVNVVCYNFMPVLDWTRTQLAYPLANGATALRFEWALLAAFDCFMLKRKNAERDYKESILADAKHFMNTASEAEKKKLESAIIAGLPGAEEGYTLTAFQEALDTYATIDEAKAQEHLKLFLDAVLPTAEQAGVAMAIHPDDPPHAFFGLPRIMSKASDVARLLADNSSAFNGITFCTGSFGARPDNDLVQMVKDYGSHIHFIHLRSTRRDTSGSFYEDNHLEGDVPMPAVIYELLEVEKQCGKQLPMRPDHGHQMLDDLKKPLAHPGYTAIGRLKGLAELRGVIAGIEYMQNR; this is translated from the coding sequence ATGAATCAAACAATGCGTTGGTACGGGCCTAAAGATCCTGTATCGCTTCAAGATATAAGACAGGCAGGTGCAACCGGTGTGGTACACGCAATGCACGAAATTAAAAACGGAGAAATCTGGACACTCGAAGCGCTTGAGAAGCGTAAAGCCGAAATTAATGCGGCAGGTTTAGACTGGCATGTGGTTGAAAGTTTACCGGTAACCGAGCCTATGAAAACCCGAACCGGAGTGTTTCAGCAGCATATAGAGAATTACAAGATTTCGCTTCAGAATTTAGGTAAGATAGGTGTAAATGTGGTGTGTTATAATTTTATGCCCGTGTTAGACTGGACGCGTACTCAACTGGCATATCCGCTGGCAAACGGAGCAACGGCATTGCGTTTTGAATGGGCACTTTTAGCAGCTTTTGACTGTTTTATGCTTAAACGTAAAAATGCAGAGCGAGACTATAAGGAGTCTATACTTGCAGATGCGAAACATTTTATGAATACCGCTTCTGAAGCAGAAAAAAAGAAATTAGAAAGTGCGATAATCGCCGGACTACCTGGAGCAGAAGAAGGGTATACCTTAACTGCTTTTCAAGAAGCTTTAGATACTTATGCAACTATTGACGAGGCTAAAGCTCAAGAACATTTGAAGCTATTTTTAGATGCAGTCTTACCCACTGCAGAGCAGGCAGGTGTAGCGATGGCGATACACCCAGATGATCCGCCGCACGCGTTCTTTGGCTTGCCACGTATTATGAGCAAAGCTTCAGATGTTGCTCGTTTACTGGCAGATAATTCTAGTGCTTTTAACGGAATTACCTTTTGCACCGGCTCTTTTGGAGCACGACCAGATAATGATTTGGTACAAATGGTTAAAGACTATGGCAGCCACATTCATTTTATACATTTGCGCAGTACAAGACGCGATACCAGCGGCAGTTTTTATGAAGACAATCATTTAGAAGGTGACGTGCCTATGCCGGCTGTGATTTATGAATTATTAGAGGTAGAAAAGCAATGCGGTAAACAATTACCTATGCGTCCTGATCACGGGCATCAAATGCTCGATGATTTAAAGAAGCCTTTGGCGCACCCGGGATATACCGCAATTGGCCGTTTAAAAGGTCTGGCAGAATTACGTGGCGTTATTGCCGGAATCGAATATATGCAAAACCGATAA
- a CDS encoding SDR family oxidoreductase, translating into MKSLISVENKIIVISGATGVLGESMTRSLAEAGAHVVILGRSKDKVDALVSSIKQHGHEATGVVADVTNKEALTQVKEEIAEHLGYIDVLINAAGGNMAGALIMPNQTLADADLEQMRKVIDLNYIGTFLPTQIFLPLLEKSVKACVVNISSVAAHLPLTRVMGYASAKSAIENLTQFLAVEFAQKQENPVRVNALAPGFFLTEQNRDLLTNKDGSLTDRGEKIIAHTPLGKFGNPEDLNGAIHWLCSDAASFVTGTVVTVDGGFKVFAGV; encoded by the coding sequence ATGAAATCGTTGATTTCTGTAGAGAATAAAATAATTGTAATTAGCGGAGCAACCGGTGTTCTGGGTGAATCGATGACCCGATCACTAGCTGAAGCAGGCGCTCACGTTGTAATTCTGGGGCGTAGCAAAGATAAAGTTGATGCGCTGGTAAGTAGCATTAAGCAACACGGGCACGAGGCCACCGGCGTAGTGGCAGATGTAACCAATAAAGAAGCTTTGACGCAGGTAAAAGAGGAGATTGCAGAACATTTAGGTTATATAGATGTTTTGATTAATGCCGCAGGCGGCAATATGGCCGGAGCTTTAATTATGCCTAACCAAACGCTTGCAGATGCAGACTTAGAGCAGATGCGTAAGGTGATCGATTTGAATTACATAGGAACCTTCTTACCTACGCAGATTTTTCTCCCGTTGTTAGAAAAGTCAGTAAAAGCGTGTGTTGTTAATATCTCATCAGTTGCAGCACATTTACCTCTTACACGGGTGATGGGCTATGCTTCAGCAAAATCTGCTATTGAAAATCTTACTCAGTTTCTGGCAGTTGAATTTGCACAAAAGCAGGAAAATCCGGTTCGGGTAAATGCACTGGCGCCAGGCTTTTTCTTAACCGAGCAAAACCGTGATTTATTAACCAATAAAGATGGGAGTCTTACCGATCGAGGTGAGAAAATCATCGCACATACACCACTGGGAAAATTTGGTAATCCTGAAGATTTAAATGGTGCCATTCACTGGTTGTGCAGCGATGCCGCAAGTTTTGTTACCGGAACAGTTGTCACTGTAGATGGTGGTTTTAAAGTATTTGCAGGCGTTTAA
- a CDS encoding rhamnogalacturonan acetylesterase — MNLKQLLFSFLFAWVTLVSAQQKTTLYLIGDSTMADKKNPEVNPEHGWGQMLPGLVSDSLTISNHAVNGRSSKSFITEGRWQVVLDSLKTGDYLFVQFGHNDEKILDSTRYTFPFTQYRYNLERFVNESRAKGAIPVLLSSIVRRNFNDAGVLVDTHGDYPLVARMTAKDLNVPFIDLQFLTERLEKGYGVEDSKQLHLHFAAGENTYYKTEKHDDTHLSKLGATLVATLALQEVALQDLALKTYIKDSVLSKEIVSLKD, encoded by the coding sequence ATGAATTTAAAACAGCTACTCTTTAGTTTCTTATTTGCTTGGGTTACGTTAGTTTCCGCGCAGCAAAAAACCACATTGTATCTCATAGGAGATTCAACAATGGCAGATAAAAAAAATCCTGAGGTTAATCCTGAACACGGCTGGGGACAAATGCTTCCGGGGCTTGTGAGTGATTCCTTAACTATAAGTAATCACGCAGTAAACGGTCGCAGTAGTAAAAGTTTTATAACAGAAGGCCGCTGGCAGGTAGTTTTAGATTCGTTGAAGACGGGGGATTATCTATTTGTACAATTTGGTCATAATGACGAAAAAATTTTAGACAGCACACGCTACACCTTCCCGTTTACACAATACCGCTACAATTTGGAGCGATTTGTAAACGAGTCACGAGCTAAAGGTGCGATTCCCGTTCTGCTGTCGTCTATTGTGCGACGTAATTTTAATGATGCCGGTGTTTTAGTAGATACCCACGGGGACTATCCGCTAGTAGCACGCATGACCGCAAAAGATCTTAATGTACCATTTATAGACCTTCAATTTCTAACAGAAAGACTTGAAAAAGGCTATGGAGTAGAAGATTCTAAACAGCTGCATTTGCATTTTGCAGCCGGTGAAAACACGTATTACAAAACCGAAAAACACGATGATACACACCTTTCTAAATTAGGGGCAACTTTGGTCGCTACATTGGCATTACAGGAAGTTGCACTACAGGATTTAGCATTAAAAACCTATATAAAAGATTCCGTTTTAAGCAAAGAAATTGTTTCTTTAAAAGACTAA
- a CDS encoding pectinesterase family protein: MYRILNLLTLFLILTGSCIAQKKEIEVKPYTISTTYQKLKKEYPFITPVTTLKEGQFSAEEDVVYARVSGKDLKADVYYPKNKSVTSPAVLLVFGGGWISGSKENVRPMAQHLANNGFVAVTAEYRLSTDTPFPGAVLDLKTALRFMRDHAEKYNINPDQIAILGNSAGAQLATLVGVTGNSKRFDSIDYKTSDVVQAIINVDGIVSFIHPEAEESEIAGKWLGGLQDQNPKNWREASPLEYVNATTPPTLFINSTVSRFHAGRDDMVSQLNEYGIYNEVHTIPETPHSFWLMNPWFEKTLQYSLSFLNRIFIAETARVYHKITVAQDDSGDFKSIQEAINSTRDLGPDYVRIFIKKGIYNEKITIPAWKRKIALIGEDRDQVILVNSDYSGKVDAVTREVLSTFTSATLKVEGQDFYAENLTIQNTWCNKGQAVSLHAAGDRSVFKNCKILGCQDTVYTAGEDNRMLFENCYIEGTTDFIFGQATAFFDNCEIKSLADSYVTAASTPARQQYGYVFSDCTLTADAAVSKVYLGRPWRPYAKTVFLNCKLGAHILPEGWEVWDGDVMFPHKERTVFYAEYNSSGAGANPQERVWWSHQIYENELAQYTKASVLNGHDNWNPDAYSSILNN; encoded by the coding sequence ATGTATAGAATTTTAAACCTGTTAACTCTTTTTTTAATACTTACCGGTAGTTGTATTGCACAGAAAAAGGAGATTGAGGTAAAACCTTACACGATTAGCACCACTTATCAGAAACTAAAAAAAGAGTATCCGTTTATCACACCGGTCACAACTTTAAAAGAAGGCCAATTTTCTGCGGAAGAAGACGTCGTTTATGCCCGTGTTTCTGGTAAAGATTTAAAAGCAGACGTGTATTACCCCAAGAATAAATCAGTAACAAGTCCAGCGGTTTTGCTGGTTTTTGGAGGTGGCTGGATTAGTGGAAGTAAAGAAAATGTAAGGCCTATGGCACAGCATTTAGCTAACAATGGGTTTGTAGCAGTTACTGCAGAATACCGTTTAAGCACAGATACACCTTTTCCCGGGGCGGTTTTAGATTTAAAAACGGCTTTACGATTTATGAGGGATCACGCAGAGAAGTACAACATCAATCCAGATCAAATTGCAATTCTGGGTAATTCTGCCGGTGCTCAACTGGCCACTTTAGTAGGAGTTACAGGTAATTCAAAAAGATTTGATAGTATAGATTATAAAACGTCAGATGTAGTGCAGGCAATTATTAATGTTGACGGTATCGTTTCTTTTATTCACCCGGAGGCTGAAGAAAGTGAGATCGCAGGGAAGTGGCTAGGCGGTTTACAGGATCAAAACCCAAAAAACTGGAGAGAAGCTTCTCCATTAGAATATGTAAATGCCACTACACCACCCACGCTTTTTATAAACAGTACCGTATCTCGTTTTCACGCTGGTCGTGATGATATGGTTTCTCAATTAAACGAGTACGGGATTTATAATGAAGTACATACCATCCCAGAAACACCGCATTCGTTCTGGTTAATGAATCCCTGGTTTGAAAAAACATTACAGTATAGCCTATCATTTTTAAACCGGATTTTTATTGCGGAAACAGCTCGTGTTTACCACAAGATTACAGTTGCTCAAGACGACAGTGGTGATTTTAAAAGTATACAGGAAGCCATAAATAGTACCCGCGATTTGGGTCCTGATTACGTACGTATATTTATAAAAAAAGGAATTTACAACGAGAAAATCACCATCCCAGCCTGGAAGCGAAAGATTGCCCTAATAGGAGAAGACCGTGATCAGGTTATTCTGGTAAACAGCGATTATTCAGGGAAAGTAGATGCGGTGACCCGGGAGGTTTTGAGTACGTTTACTTCGGCTACTTTAAAAGTTGAGGGACAGGATTTTTATGCTGAAAATTTAACCATACAAAATACGTGGTGTAATAAAGGTCAGGCAGTATCATTACACGCAGCAGGAGATCGTTCTGTATTTAAAAATTGTAAAATTTTAGGATGTCAGGATACTGTTTATACTGCCGGCGAAGACAACCGTATGCTATTTGAAAATTGCTATATTGAGGGAACTACAGATTTTATATTTGGGCAGGCAACCGCATTCTTTGACAATTGTGAGATTAAAAGTTTGGCAGATTCTTATGTTACGGCAGCTTCAACCCCAGCAAGACAGCAATACGGTTATGTATTTTCAGATTGTACACTTACTGCAGATGCTGCAGTCTCAAAAGTTTATCTAGGCAGACCCTGGAGACCCTATGCGAAAACCGTTTTTTTAAATTGTAAACTGGGAGCCCACATACTTCCCGAAGGATGGGAAGTCTGGGATGGCGATGTCATGTTTCCCCACAAAGAGCGCACGGTTTTTTATGCGGAATATAACAGCAGCGGTGCAGGAGCAAACCCGCAAGAACGCGTATGGTGGTCGCATCAGATTTATGAAAACGAGTTGGCACAATACACTAAAGCTTCCGTTTTAAATGGCCATGATAACTGGAATCCTGATGCATATTCTTCAATCTTAAACAATTAA
- a CDS encoding glycoside hydrolase 43 family protein gives MEYLKRISLFAYILAQSFTSAAQKSISQVWVADQKNGTYTNPILHADYSDPDVVGVDGDFYMTSSSFNAAPGLPILHSRDLVNWQLINYALPRQFPDEVFSIPQHGNGVWAPSIRYHNNEFYIFWGDPDQGIFRIKTKDPRGEWDEPVLVFKAKGAIDPCPLWDDDGNAYLVHGWAGSRAGVKSLLTVHRMNVEATQVLDAGKHVFDGHENHPTVEGSKFYKRNGYYYIFAPAGGVSTGWQLILRSKNVYGPYEEQVVLEQGSTLINGPHQGAWVATGQGEDWFFHFQDKDVYGRVVHLQPISWKNDWPVMGKDFDNNGIGEPVLAYTKPKVDLIYPIATPPETDEFNTDTLGIQWQWQANPNVMWSAQIRGKEYLRLFSIKPETRQPNLWMTPNLLLQKFPSPQFTATTLVKLEPEEATTGKRAGLMIFGMHYATLTLTHDKDGFFIEQTQALDAENGADEFTNEVKRIATNTAYFKVEVSAPDATCRFSYSEDGKAFKKIGKAFTAKPGKWVGAKVGIFSVSSLDAKRGGYADFDFFRIIK, from the coding sequence ATGGAATATTTAAAACGGATATCACTCTTTGCCTATATACTCGCACAAAGCTTTACGAGTGCGGCTCAAAAAAGTATTTCGCAAGTTTGGGTTGCAGATCAGAAAAACGGTACCTATACAAATCCCATACTTCACGCAGATTATTCAGACCCAGATGTTGTGGGTGTTGATGGGGATTTTTATATGACGTCTTCAAGTTTTAATGCTGCTCCGGGATTACCAATATTACATTCCCGTGATTTGGTAAACTGGCAACTTATAAATTATGCATTACCCAGGCAGTTTCCAGATGAGGTATTTAGTATTCCGCAGCATGGTAATGGTGTTTGGGCACCCAGTATACGGTATCACAATAACGAATTTTACATCTTCTGGGGTGATCCTGATCAGGGGATTTTCCGCATTAAAACAAAAGATCCACGAGGTGAATGGGATGAGCCTGTTTTAGTATTCAAAGCTAAAGGAGCAATAGACCCATGTCCGCTTTGGGATGATGATGGTAATGCATATTTAGTACACGGGTGGGCAGGAAGTCGCGCCGGTGTAAAAAGCTTACTTACCGTACATAGAATGAATGTAGAAGCAACACAAGTTCTTGACGCCGGCAAGCACGTTTTTGATGGTCATGAAAATCACCCTACTGTAGAAGGGTCTAAATTTTACAAACGCAATGGCTACTACTATATTTTTGCACCTGCAGGCGGGGTAAGTACCGGCTGGCAATTAATTCTTCGATCTAAAAACGTGTATGGGCCTTATGAAGAGCAAGTCGTTTTAGAGCAGGGGAGTACATTGATTAATGGTCCGCATCAGGGAGCCTGGGTGGCAACTGGGCAGGGTGAAGACTGGTTTTTTCATTTTCAGGATAAAGATGTCTATGGTCGTGTGGTCCACCTTCAGCCTATATCGTGGAAAAATGATTGGCCGGTTATGGGTAAGGATTTTGATAATAATGGAATAGGAGAGCCGGTATTAGCCTATACAAAGCCGAAAGTAGACTTAATATATCCTATTGCAACACCACCTGAAACAGACGAATTTAATACCGATACTTTAGGAATACAATGGCAGTGGCAGGCAAATCCTAATGTAATGTGGAGTGCGCAAATACGCGGTAAAGAATACCTGCGCTTGTTTTCTATAAAGCCTGAAACACGACAACCAAATTTGTGGATGACGCCTAACTTACTCCTTCAGAAGTTTCCGTCACCACAGTTTACAGCAACTACACTTGTTAAATTAGAACCTGAAGAAGCAACTACGGGTAAACGGGCGGGCTTAATGATTTTTGGGATGCACTATGCAACACTCACCTTAACACACGATAAAGACGGATTTTTTATTGAGCAAACACAGGCGCTAGATGCAGAGAACGGTGCAGATGAGTTTACAAATGAGGTAAAACGAATTGCTACAAACACTGCTTATTTTAAAGTTGAAGTAAGTGCACCCGATGCGACTTGCAGGTTTAGCTATAGTGAAGATGGGAAAGCGTTTAAAAAAATAGGAAAAGCATTCACCGCCAAACCCGGAAAATGGGTGGGAGCAAAAGTGGGTATATTTAGCGTAAGCAGTCTAGATGCAAAACGTGGCGGTTACGCAGACTTTGATTTTTTTAGAATTATAAAATAA
- a CDS encoding RagB/SusD family nutrient uptake outer membrane protein, translating into MKKTRYIIGCLVLLLAVTSCQDFLEEENESFAVAEEFYLTAEGYQSLINANYSQLRELYGNEPWLYACGTDLYAEGRDAEPTGLSQYTDLNPSSEGVAALYDNAYKAIQTANTAIFYADLTANTSVLTQQIGQVRYLRANAYFLLVQTYGGVPLVTEYFKEPVLSFDRDSAENIYSFIITELEGALNQVATGAFQGKVTQRAVNHLLAKVYLTRGYEDFGTQADFDTAASYADAAIAGERLTLPFDELWAPGNPTYAINSETLFSVQYDPKSVSTDPQTLGHQQTSYFGPYQGGTEVAGNAPSRRYLLCPTQFAIDLFTEDDTRYNATFMVEVYNRYFDFYDVEDTSTLPVAHYYAPAWEATPADKAAYMAAHPEAVYHDYGSYVPSVNPSTDYQTIPVRKFDDPAAPFGGSTSRRDIILSRLGETYLIAAEAYLQAGDPATGLLRLNEVRRRAGVVPAQAGDFDIDYILDERGRELLGEYHRWFDLKRTGKLVERASAYHYLVNEANFQGANGELKILRPLPQTAIDLNQNRDFQQNPAYQ; encoded by the coding sequence ATGAAAAAGACAAGATATATAATAGGATGTCTGGTACTGCTGCTCGCGGTGACCAGTTGTCAGGATTTTTTAGAGGAGGAAAATGAGTCGTTTGCCGTTGCCGAAGAATTCTATCTTACAGCAGAAGGATATCAGTCGTTGATTAATGCAAATTATTCACAACTACGTGAACTTTACGGAAATGAACCATGGTTGTATGCCTGCGGAACAGATTTATATGCTGAAGGTCGTGATGCCGAACCTACGGGATTAAGCCAGTATACAGATCTTAACCCTTCATCTGAAGGTGTAGCAGCACTGTATGATAACGCTTATAAAGCGATTCAAACCGCAAATACCGCTATTTTTTATGCAGACTTAACTGCAAATACCAGTGTACTTACGCAGCAAATAGGACAGGTGCGCTATTTAAGAGCAAATGCCTATTTCTTATTGGTTCAAACTTATGGAGGTGTGCCTTTGGTTACAGAATATTTTAAAGAGCCGGTCCTTAGTTTTGACCGTGATTCTGCAGAGAATATCTACAGTTTTATTATCACTGAACTAGAAGGAGCACTAAATCAGGTAGCTACAGGTGCTTTTCAGGGAAAAGTAACACAGCGTGCCGTAAACCATTTATTAGCTAAAGTGTACTTAACCAGAGGTTATGAAGATTTTGGTACGCAGGCAGATTTTGATACGGCTGCAAGTTATGCAGATGCTGCGATTGCAGGAGAGCGTTTAACGCTGCCATTTGATGAATTATGGGCACCGGGTAATCCCACGTATGCAATTAATTCAGAAACATTATTTTCTGTACAATATGATCCTAAATCGGTGAGTACCGACCCTCAGACTTTGGGGCATCAACAAACATCGTATTTTGGACCGTATCAAGGTGGAACTGAAGTAGCTGGCAATGCACCGAGTAGAAGGTATTTATTATGTCCTACTCAATTTGCTATTGATTTGTTTACTGAAGACGATACCCGTTATAATGCGACATTTATGGTTGAGGTTTATAATCGTTATTTTGACTTTTACGATGTAGAAGATACGAGTACTCTTCCTGTAGCGCATTATTACGCACCAGCCTGGGAGGCAACTCCTGCAGACAAGGCTGCTTATATGGCTGCACATCCAGAAGCTGTTTATCACGACTATGGTAGTTATGTACCTTCAGTAAATCCTTCAACAGATTATCAAACTATTCCGGTTAGAAAATTTGATGATCCTGCAGCTCCATTTGGTGGAAGTACCAGCAGAAGAGATATTATTTTATCACGATTAGGAGAAACCTATTTAATCGCTGCAGAAGCATATCTTCAGGCAGGCGATCCGGCAACGGGTTTATTACGTCTTAACGAAGTACGTCGCCGTGCAGGAGTTGTACCAGCGCAAGCGGGAGACTTTGATATAGATTATATTCTTGATGAGCGTGGACGTGAATTATTAGGAGAGTATCACCGTTGGTTTGATCTAAAGCGTACCGGCAAATTGGTTGAGCGTGCTTCTGCTTATCACTATCTGGTTAATGAAGCTAATTTTCAAGGAGCTAACGGCGAATTAAAAATTCTTAGACCTTTACCACAAACCGCTATCGATTTAAATCAAAACAGAGATTTTCAACAAAATCCTGCGTATCAATAG